The window TTGAGTAAAAGTAATTCGAGGAAATAGTTACTTTAATGAAacaaaatatttatattttagtCTGCACGGGCAAGCATACCATTAAACCATACACAACACCTTTAGAAGTAGTACATTATAAAGAACTTGTAGAACGCAAAACAAAAACAGCTATGGATAGTATCGGTAAAAACATTAGTGAACCCAGTGTTGGATCAACCATGTAATGACCGAATATGTAACAGAAAGGTGGTTGGTAACAGGTCATTCACAAAGACATTTTGAATGATGCACATACAAACCAAAGGAGCATAATTAACTTAATTCTTTCACTTTATATTTTGCAAAGCTTAAAGCAAAACTCACCACATCATGGGTCAATAATTCTAAAAGCTAGCgaggcctcacaaaagttatattTTTACACCTTCATAGTGCGAGTGTAGATTTGTGCAGGATTTGAATGGCAAAGGCTAAAATCGAAATTTCACCCACCAGTTGTATGAGACTGGTAAAACTAGGGATACCATTTGTTTTGGTAAAGTTAACAAaggaatttttttttaaagaaagttAGTCTGTCTGATACCCAGTCACATCAATCtcgttttcctcctcttccatctcctcctcagtggtAAATTCCGGAACTGTAAGACCCTCCTCCCACACTATTGGCTGTGCGCACGGAGAGCAAACCAGAATGTcaacctccacttcctcctccggaTCAGAGCTTCCTGTTGACCCTGGGGTGACCCTGCAAGAGTTCTTGGAAGATGGGTTCTCTTTACTTTGGGTCTGGTGGTCGGGCAGAGTCATTTTGTTTTTCTGAGACAGGAAGATGGGATTGGGGGTGAGACATCCCATAGTGGCCTTAAAGCCTTCAGTATCCTCCTGTCTGGTGCTCTCTGAAGCTACACaagctataaaaaaaaaatacaggagTACATGACAAACATATTTCCAGTCAAAAATGTGATGCATTCTTAAAATGTAATATGCTATGCATTTGATACATGGTCTACATCCAAATGTTGAAACATGAAAAGCATGAATGCCAGTTTACCTTCTGCATTAGGCTGAGCTGACGGATGCTCCTTTTCCAAACTGACCTCATCTACGCCCACATCCATCTCTTCTTTTCCGCTCACGTCTTCGATAGCGGTATAGATATGCCTCCCTTGAATGTCGCCCACCACATCCAACTCTTCACTggaaatgtccacatccatacTGCCTTTCATCTCTTTTTCAATCACACATCTGTCTTCGAGTCTTCTTTTTTCCTttgagtttttttctctctctcctctgaaacccatctctcgctctcctctctttgtCATTTTGGTAATCTCACTTAAGGTTGGCAACTGTCTTGTTTTACTTTTGGGGTTAGTGTTCTCACCATATTCCTTGTTTTGTTTCTTTGGAACTAGTTTGGGATCCTCCATGATGGTTATTTCTACTGTTGCTGTGTTCATCTCCAGTGGCAACGCCATCATTCCTTTAAGGTTCTCCAGCATGCCAGTCATAGCCTCTCTTTCTTCATGcaacctcttttttttctctgatgTTGCCAAAGTCTTGTCTTCTGATTGCTTGCTTGATTTCGCTGGTCGGATGATCTCATTATGATTTTCATCAGTTGTATTTACATTTGCCATATGTGAGCCATCAAGAGACAGGAAGATCCCCTCTGTTGATTCCTTCCCGTTGCACTTTTCACTTAGTTTCACTAATTCTTCTTCTATAGTTCCAACATCGTTATCGGATTTGCTCCCTTGTTTCTTCTTCACTTCATCTGTCTTCCTGGTCTTTGGGTGCCGGTGCTTCAGGAGTTCTTGGAACTTTTTCAGAATCACTGTGGGAGGCCGTCTGATTGCGGTCATCTTGTCCTCTGCCGTCACCCCCACTTCCACCGGACTCCGACCCGCTTTCTTTTTTTCGATTTGAGGTCCACCAAGTTCTGGACTGGAGATCTGCAGGTGCACCATACAGGATTGGGATTCTGATCTTGGTTCAGTTCTGAAACCCTCCGTCACATCTACTGCTTTACTAGCAGGCTTCAGCAGGCTTGTGATCTGGCCACAAccggcaggagaggacaggatctCTTCTGTTCTGTCCCCTGCTGAACTCACATTGTCTTCCTCCACTTCCACACTTCTCTTTCCATTCCAATACTTTCTGTTCGGTCTGACCCGCCTCTTCACcgattggtttcttgttcctCTATGCTCAACATCTTCTCGTTTGTGACCATTGATAATAGGACCAGGACAGGCTGGTTGGGGGACTTCCTGATCTCCCCGTCTTATCTTTCTAGGCCTTCCACGCTTTCGTTTGGGGACCATAATGTTACCAAGTCTCACTGGCTGAATCCCACAGGCAAGTCCCATTTGCTGAACGATTGAGGCTTTAGTTTCAGAGCCTGAATCGTCCTTTATTTTATGTTCTTGCGGGGAGTCTTGACCATGTCCTACAAAGGAACTCCTTGTTCTCCGGCGGGTGAGGCTAGTTCCACTTGTATCTAACTTCCTTGCCTGGGGTGCTTTTTCTGGGACCTTCACAAGTGTTCTTAGCCTCTCTGATGACCTAGAGTTCATCATTGTATCTGATGCATATCCAGGACATGTCTTTGTAGGTCTGGTGTCCATGTTGTTTCCTTTTACTATGTCGTTGCTGGACAGACTGATAGAACAGACACTCATGTTTATATGGCTCTTTGTTTTGTTCAGGTTTTTTCCCCCCTCACCACTCAGAAAGGTGGCATCACTCTCTTCTAATCTCATCCTCTTACATATAGGCTCTGTTAACTCTTGTGGTTCCCTCTTTGGATTTGGACCATCATGCACCCCGTTTCTTGTACTTTTTCCTGTCTCGTCTTTCAATTTCTCAGGCTTCAGTTGGACCCCTTTGGAAGTTTTGGCATTTCTTATCTTCTTTTCCCTTAcatttctttccttcctcttgCTGCCTGGTGTTGTGCTCCTAAACCAGTTTCCTGTACTGGTATGGTTGGAGCGGCTCAAACATGACAGACGTGACAAGCAATTCTTCGACCTGCAGGGGTATTCTGGATCTTGTAGTGTGGTTGGGCAAATCTCAGAGTGGTGAACCATACATACAAGTGGGTACTGTAGTTCTCTTGGAAACTGGGAGAGCCACGGTGGCCATCTCAGGGAGGGCTGAGGAGCTCTGTGGACATGAGGTGGCGTGGGGTGGTGAAAGGGGGACTGGTGGTTGAtcactggagaggaggggggttctGAGTCAATGGGAGACACACATCTTGGCAAACGTAGATCCTCCCAGGTGGGCATGGCAATGGTTTGGCAGGAATGGTTCTCGCTGCCTTGGGACGTAGGTATAATGAACTCTGGGAAGCATAGTTCGTTACGGGGGGTGGCCCCCTGGCATGCCAGATGATGGTGCTCGTCATGACCACAGGCAGTTTTGGAATGGACAGCAATCGGGGGGTGCAAACCAGCTCTGGCCGGATTGTGTTGTGCCCAGTCCTGGTTGGTACTAGTTTGTCTTGGCGTGGTCTCCTCAACATTAGCGCTTGGACATTCCATAGACAGATTAAAAACATGCTCTCTGGCTGACTGTGAAAGCACCTTCTGTAGAGGACCACCTTGCCAGCGGCCTGCATCTCCCTCCCCAGTGTCTCTCCAAGATGCATGGCCCTGGGAAGCTGGGCACTGGTGGCAACTGGGCCTGGTGGGTGCAGGCTGGACTGACATATTTCTGCATTTGGCCTGGTTCTGGTTGCAGTGAGGTTGGTGAGGGTTGGTGTTTGGGTgttggtggggggtggaggggtgatgggCGCAATGGCAGAAAACAGTGAGGGGTTGGGGCTGGACATGAGGGTGGGGATCCGGGGGTGCAGGGTTGGTCCGGGTGGGGACAAAACTGGAGGAGGGTATTGAGTGGAAGGCtgaaaagggggagagggaggggagaaggagaaaaggtTGTAGAAGCTGTGAGTGAAAATGAGATGTCAACCTATGACagcacagaatgtgtgtggggtATAAATGATCAGGAAGGTATTGCACTGAACAGGAGACATCAAAAAAGGTGAGCATGGCAAATTGGAAAGGTGTGTCGTTATTATAATCAATAAGCTCATCAAGTTACCCATTTCTGTCGATGTCTCGTCCCCGCCTGTTCCGTTGCCATGGGAACATACGCTGGGCATGGCGCCAACAGAGCCTTGCATCCTGTGGGGCCCCGTATTGTTGTTCAGGTGCTCGCATGCCGGCTCTCTGTCCTGGTGAGGAGACTGGCGCTCGTAGTCCCTCTCCATGACAATAGGGGGCAGTATGTTCAGCCCCATCATGATGTCCTCTAGTAACTTCTCTATCTGCTCGTCTGACTCCTCTACTGGGGCCATGGTGAGCTGGGGGTCAGCAGGGTCATCGTTGGGGTCGTGGGCCTGGTAAggtggggctggtgttgggaCATGGGCTGGATGCTTCATGAGgaatgtgagtgtgagagagattatGACAATATTCCTgaagcatttaaaaaaaatcacatgAACTGCACAGGCTAATTAAACTGCATACGTATGTAACTGTGAGCCAGCTGTATATTTATCTTGCCACCTACCTGTCGTTGAGGGGACCATATCTTCTCCTGGAGGCTTACAACTTGCCACACCTGTCCTCTGGTCTTCCTCCTAAGCTTCACCTTAATGGAGATCCTGGTCTCCGTGGCCTCCATCTGCAAAACTCTGGACaggctcttcctccccctccgactcttcctcctttcttcctcagCAACCTCATTGTCATACACCACCCCTGTCgtggtcatcatcatcatcgcccATTATCATCACAGATCGGCGATTACTTCATAAATACGATATACTCATGATCACATTCCTTTTCATGTAGGCCTTTCTGTGTTGATGGGGTAACTCACCTTCTCTTTCAGACTCGCTCATTTCATTTTCTTCTATTCCTCCTGTGATGGTAAGGCTGGGGTCCAGTGTTTCTGTGactccctttttctccatcttcctccttgGATACAACTCATTTGTGATGTGTTCCTTAGCTGGGTGAGCCCCGTCTCCCTGGGCCACAGGGGGGGCTGCGTCATCGTTTGGGTTAACTGGGAGCTTTGACGAGGAGGTGGGCTTTGAGACGTCAAAGGTAGAATAGGCCCCTGGTTCGAAGTATAGACCAGGGTTTCCTGAGGGCGTGGGACTTCTGAAGGCAACAGTTGATTGGTCGGCAGGTATGGAAGGGCAAGGGACCAGGTGTTGAGGCAGAAAGATGTTCTGGGGACTCAAAACAGGGGGCCCATCATCACAGAATGAGTTTGAAGATGGGGTCTTATGAAAGGGGGTAGGAAGCTCCGCAAGGGTTAGAGTGTCAGAGTTGACAGTCTGAGTCCCTGTGTCCacaccactcctctcttccaccagaGCGTTTCCATCCGTAACTCTCTCCATCGTCTGCACCTCGACTTCtcgcacccctctctctccaacctccgTCTGCATAGCTGCTTCTCTGAACTGCCTTTGCCACTCCTGTCCTTCTGTCCCCCTTTCCTTCAACCCCTCCACTAGGCGGCCTAAACCTAGATGGCCGGCCGCAGCCATCACCTcatccagctccctctctccctagtcAGATAAGCAGACATATGAACACAACCAAAATCTACAATAAGTTATATTGAACTGCTCTCTCTGACACAGAAAACAGTACATTAAAAAAGTATAATATATCAATCAAATGTATAGAATTCCGACCTCTCCTTCCAGATGTCCTGAGTAAAGGAGGCTCACGAGCTTGAGCAGGGTCTGGGCCCTGACTGTCGGGAGATGGACAACCTGTGGGAATGGTGAAGCAGACAGGGGCTGAGACCGACGGGGTCTGAGGGCTGCCAGGATGCAACCATGGGCTGGGACTGTGACTCctgcagtgagacagagagagaaacacagagaaaaagagaggtttGGTACAAAGGGACAGGCAGGGCTTTTCAGAGAACTGTAATTCTGCCTTCACTCTTATCCATTCTGCTTCTATTCCCATTGAAAATCATTCAATTGTCAgtgtgcttttctctctctccaatcagaTTATATATCGCACCTTCCCAAGAAAGCAACACCCTAATTGTACTTAACAGGTAAagccccccctcttccttctcaaCCTGCAACCTGTTATTCACCCTCTCCATtcttccccaccctcccctctttaCCGTCTGTCTGCAACATGGTGTCACAGAAGAGGCCACGATGCTGCTGTCTCTGCAGCTCTCCTAGGAGTCTCTGCTCGTAGTCTGGCAGACGATAACGCCACATCTTCACAACAAAGGGGCAAAGAAAGAGAGTTCATACTTTGCGGAAATTAATGTAAACGTTATGTATGCCCTCACGTATATGCTAATTACACAAATTGGTcagtaaaattattttaatcatGTGGCTAATTATTTACAAATTACGTAAAACAATCACTTAAAGTACAATAAATGTGGTACTTTTGCTAAAAGTGTAACCCTATTGTATGTTTGGGCAAGTATAGAGCAGCGCATCACTCAAGAGCATGCGATGGATTGGTTTCCTTGCAAGCACGCTCGCTTTTAGCTAACTTTAGCTAGCTACTGATTACGACAGCTAGGTTGCAGACAGGTATTGCACACAAGCTTACCTTTCGTTATCGAGCCGAGTTGTgatatattttttctttgtaAAAATACAATTAATGCAGTAACAAACAAGTTTCAAAAGGAAAATGAGTTGATATGTTCTTAATGACATACAACGTGGGCCAGTTCCCATACGGACGTTTGTTGGTTGATCCGCTTGCACCTGATTCGGAATGGCATTTCACCTAACATGCGGATCTAAACAAGTTCACTTGTAAAGCAAAAACCATTGACAGCGTAGATCTCGAAGAAAGGTCAAAGGGTCAGCCagctcgtcacacacacacacacgcgagtggggaaaaaaatcattttttgTTTATTAAAAACAGTATTGCTAGTTACACATTTAATTTATGATAACTTTGTGCAATTTTAAGAGCCAAGGCAAGTAGATAAAGCTGATTACTCCTGAATCAGCTTTTCAATTAGTGTTCCAATAACAAATCGCCAACATAGCATGACAGAATGAGTTTTGTTTTTGCTAGTTTTGTGTTTAATTAAAATATATAAACTGTAAATGTTCTCAATCAAAAAATAAAACTGATTGCATATGCGTTCATCCAAAATACCCCAAACAATTAAAcccaaaataaaatataaaaaaggAATACATAAAACCATACAAATTAACAAATATTCTCTTGTATTATATAGTTAAATgtgctttttatttgtatttctgtACTTTATCTAAATAACTAGAATCTAAATCAGATTTTTGCCCCCAGTCAGATTTCCCCCCCATAGATTGAAACAAACGTGCCAATTTTAACCCCTTGTCTGCCTCAATCCCTGTTTACCCCAACAATTCCAAAGTACACATTCTACATTGCGACagattctggaaagaggaaTTCTCTGAACATTCTAGAACCCTTCCGGAAGGCAACTTGTTTTTACATTTCAACACATCATTGATGATCATTAGTGTTGGTCTGGCATGACGCAAAAATAAATCtaaataaaaaaggaaaacaaaacaaaagccaCAAACATCACCCCTAGTGCTTTTTAATTATCCACCCAGTAAATATCTACATCTTGCTCAGCACATAGAATAGGGAACAAGCACTAAAGGAATGTAAAAAACCTAGAAGGCGTACTGTGTTGTAGCTACTGGTTACAGAACACTGACGGGTTCCTTCAGAAGCCTGAATTCTACAGGCCTACAACAGGACTAGAAATAATCTTAGGACTACAAGGCCTTTGGGGAAACTCTACCCAGGAGTCTTAAAGAACAAAGAATAGTTTGGCTCCATTTATTGTCCCTGGTCACTGACATTCATCCACCGATTAGACTACCCAACAAGCGAGGCACTCCAGTTAGCAACACTGACTTTTTGTTAGAGGCAGTCTCATATGTACACattcatatttatatatatgtagAGAAAGATTGACAAAGTTGCAGATAGAAAAAAATGCACTCACTGAATCAACAACAATCAAAATCATGGTTTCTCTGAAAACTTCACAAGAATCAGAGATAGGGGTTTGTTAAGATGGGCACGTCTCCTTAAGAGCAGATATGATTCTGTACATGACAGaatatttgtttaaatgttCCATCAGGTACAAAAAAATGAATTTGGCATTATAAAGTCAAATGTACGCACAATGACAATGAAAGTCAGTGGCCTTTGAGCCCATAAACCACATTGGCTCACTAACCCTAAcggcatgtcattgcatgtgtgACAAATCCTTCCTCTGTGGGACTAAATAACATCCCACTTTTGGAAAAAACGCACCCTATCCAATCTCTCCGATCTCcttcccccaaaaaacaaaacagcagtATTAATAAAAAAAGCAACCCTAGTGCTTCAGTATGACATCTGCATAAGTTGGCGTAAAGCAAGGTATCAAGAAACACTTTGTATAAAGTTTCAGCTTCAGTGGGGTCACATTTGGCACGCATACATCACTGTAGCAAATGCAGCAACGCACAGGAAATCCCAGAACGACGTCAGAGCCCACACAGATATTAGATCAACAAACATTGGTTCAAAAAGTTTAGTGGTAATCATTAGTTCAGCTGTCACTGGAACAGCAGAAACCTATACTGGCATATCTTCATGGCCACTTCTAGAGAAGTGCACATACTCTGCAGCTCTGTGGAAAAAGTACAACTGCTCATTTCCGATTCCGACAGTTCCCTCTGCTTAGAGACGCCACTGTCATGGTGTGGTTCCAAGTTCCAGGTTCTAAGACCCGAGGCCAATTGCAGGTTGCCGCATGTGTAGTGGGAGGAGTCTCTCTGAGGTTGCGACTGATGCGGGTAGTGTGGTGGGAGGAGGCGTGTGGGGTTGCACAGCCGAGAGGGTCCTTAGTGTTTGTGGGCGGGCTTCCTTAGTGTTTGGAGGTAAAGCTTAGTGGTCAGGGAGTGGTCTCCTGCGGTATCAAGTGTCTGACTGGAAGGGAGATGGATCTCTGCTTTCTAGTGTTACATTGGTAACCAACGTCTGTCcatcagataaaaaaaaaaaaaaaggaatgtaggaggatgggggggaagagagagagagagaaagacgtgTGGAGTGGCGATGGTCCCGATTTGAGTGGTGAGTGTGGCGTCCATTAGGGTTCAGCAGCGGCAGTACGTTGGAGGAGGCTCACTTCTGGTGATGCACACTATCAGTTTTTCTGTGAAGAATAGACAAAGCGATAGACGAGTTAGTTCAACCGATCTCCGTTTAGCTGTGTTGCAAGCACAGATAGAAACTTGTGAGCATGAGCTAATAGGACACCTGCTACAACAAACTGTCGTCCAATAGATTGATAAAAAACAACTAAAGCCACACTTAAAAAGAATGTCACAGCCGGCAAGACAATAATTGAGCAAAAATAATGCTGACTGAGATAACACAATAACACACTTTGcaaccagcagagggagccgACAGACATACTGGTCTGGGATCCACCCAGCCTACCAAGCTctttttctgtatgtgtgtagacacacacacacacacacacacacacacacacacacacacacacacacacacacacacacacacacacacacacacacacacacacacacacacacacacacacacacacacacctcaggccATGAAGTGAGAGGTCACTAGAGCGGTGGACACACATACCATGCGCTAACATGCAGTGGATGAGTGGGTGTGGCCTAACCGTCGTAAGAGTCAATGAGAGGCCGagagcccctcctctccccatacATCCCTCCCTGATAGAGACAAAAGGAGGACGAAGAGAGAACACCAGAGGTGGAGTGAAATAGATCAAGAGGAGGTTGAATGAGTGAAAAGAAAGAGGCAGACATATGTAGACAAAGAGGGtttaggcagagagaaagtgaaagaccaGAGATAAGAAGAATCAGATATGAAGAGGTGGGGAAAGAACaaacaaggagaaagggagaacagTGGGTTAgttaagggggagaggaggttaagAACAGGTTAACAATTATGAGTTCTGTCGATAGTATCAAAACCTGAGTCACGGGGTATACATGCAGCAAAATGCTTTAATATGGTCTAGTTTTGTTACAGTAGAGAGGTCCTCACGTAGTAAGAGATGAACCCAGATGGGAATTGATGTcactgtaattgtgtgtgtgtgtgtgtgcgtgcgtgcgcgggAGACTGTACCTGTGCTCCGTGTTTGTCAGCAGGTTCGAGTGTGTCATCCAGAGTGTTGCTACGCCCCCTCTGGTCCAGTGTAGAGTAGGCATCTGAAACGAGGGCACTcgtaagaggtgtgtgtgtgtgtgaggggggtcttCAAGTGTCGTGCGgaatgagtgactgtgtgtggaaATGTGTGTGCGGCAGTaacagagcgagagaaagagtgtcATGTGTTCTAACTAACCTGGTCCCATGTCGTTTAGTGGaatcatttctctttctctgtcacgcTTTTCTTctgtggacagacacacacatactgactcaGCACTGAAATAAGATGCTCCCCTTTCCTCAGTACGTGTTTCGGAAAGTCACCTGCGTCACTAAgggattgtatgtgtgtgagcttgcGTGTACAGCATAGATTGACAAAAGACATGTCATTTATAACTCCAATTCTTTGATCTAAGGACGGTAGGTGTGTATTGGCGGTGTGAAACAGGTGAGGTTCTGTACCCTTAAGAGTCTGTAACAACATGCAAATAAAGcattctagtgtgtgtgtgtgtgtgtgtgcgtgcacgcctCACCCCTATCCAGCAGAGGCAGGGTGCTGCTCTCGTAGCCCCCGTTGGTGCGGCTGTTGCTGGGGGGGTTGAGGTTGACCAGGAAGTCCGTCTTCTTCCATCCGTCCTTCTCCAGCGTGCGCCTCAGCTCCTTGAAGCCCCACACCGTCTGCAGGAGCAGCCCCGCCCCTCGCACCTCCCGGTCCGAGCGGTTGCTATGGAgaagagggacacacacagtaatgttTCCGAATTGGGTTTCTAAGACGAGTCTCGCTCAAACAAgtacacaacaaacacataccCGTGAGGATGAAAACCAATGCccagatgtctgtgtgtctctgtgtgtgtctgtgtgtgtgtgtgtgtgtgtctctgtgtgtgtgtctctgtgtgtgtgtgtgtgtctccctctccccctccccctccccctccctctctccctctcacccgtcCTTGTTGATGAGCACCAGTCTCTCGATGCCCTGGGCGGCTCTCAGGGTCTTGGCGGCCTCCACGCTGTTGCCTAGCACCTCGTGGAGCGTGCTCAGTACGGACACCACCGTCTCCTCAGACAGGGCTCGGACAGGCTGGCTCTGACCGCCACCGGGCAGGTTGGCCACTAGGTGGGGCACTGCGTGCTTTCctgttacacacaaacacacaggtaagACTTGCTgtaacgcacacgcacacgcacacgcacactcacactcacactcacactcacactcaaaaCACCAACAGGTATGGTTATGACTTAACttcaaggtcacacacacacacacacacacacacacacaaacgggcTGACCTAGGAGGTCCTTGTTCCTGGCGTCGATGGCCAGGTTCCTGAGGGCTCCAGACATGGCCCGGACCACACGGTCGTTCCCGTGGGCCAGCAGCTCTGTGATCATGGGCATCCCCTTCTCCTGGCGCACCAGCCCTCGGATGTACCGACCATACtgggggagggatggacggatggatggatggcgggagggagggcgagatgCACAACGTTTTAGCACTGTGAGCACATGCGTG of the Osmerus eperlanus chromosome 14, fOsmEpe2.1, whole genome shotgun sequence genome contains:
- the LOC134034020 gene encoding ABC transporter F family member 4-like, whose product is MGLACGIQPVRLGNIMVPKRKRGRPRKIRRGDQEVPQPACPGPIINGHKREDVEHRGTRNQSVKRRVRPNRKYWNGKRSVEVEEDNVSSAGDRTEEILSSPAGCGQITSLLKPASKAVDVTEGFRTEPRSESQSCMVHLQISSPELGGPQIEKKKAGRSPVEVGVTAEDKMTAIRRPPTVILKKFQELLKHRHPKTRKTDEVKKKQGSKSDNDVGTIEEELVKLSEKCNGKESTEGIFLSLDGSHMANVNTTDENHNEIIRPAKSSKQSEDKTLATSEKKKRLHEEREAMTGMLENLKGMMALPLEMNTATVEITIMEDPKLVPKKQNKEYGENTNPKSKTRQLPTLSEITKMTKRGEREMGFRGEREKNSKEKRRLEDRCVIEKEMKGSMDVDISSEELDVVGDIQGRHIYTAIEDVSGKEEMDVGVDEVSLEKEHPSAQPNAEACVASESTRQEDTEGFKATMGCLTPNPIFLSQKNKMTLPDHQTQSKENPSSKNSCRVTPGSTGSSDPEEEVEVDILVCSPCAQPIVWEEGLTVPEFTTEEEMEEEENEIDVTGYQTD
- the LOC134033914 gene encoding uncharacterized protein LOC134033914, translating into MWRYRLPDYEQRLLGELQRQQHRGLFCDTMLQTDGVTVPAHGCILAALRPRRSQPLSASPFPQVVHLPTVRAQTLLKLVSLLYSGHLEGEGERELDEVMAAAGHLGLGRLVEGLKERGTEGQEWQRQFREAAMQTEVGERGVREVEVQTMERVTDGNALVEERSGVDTGTQTVNSDTLTLAELPTPFHKTPSSNSFCDDGPPVLSPQNIFLPQHLVPCPSIPADQSTVAFRSPTPSGNPGLYFEPGAYSTFDVSKPTSSSKLPVNPNDDAAPPVAQGDGAHPAKEHITNELYPRRKMEKKGVTETLDPSLTITGGIEENEMSESEREGVVYDNEVAEEERRKSRRGRKSLSRVLQMEATETRISIKVKLRRKTRGQVWQVVSLQEKIWSPQRQHPAHVPTPAPPYQAHDPNDDPADPQLTMAPVEESDEQIEKLLEDIMMGLNILPPIVMERDYERQSPHQDREPACEHLNNNTGPHRMQGSVGAMPSVCSHGNGTGGDETSTEMAFHSIPSSSFVPTRTNPAPPDPHPHVQPQPLTVFCHCAHHPSTPHQHPNTNPHQPHCNQNQAKCRNMSVQPAPTRPSCHQCPASQGHASWRDTGEGDAGRWQGGPLQKVLSQSAREHVFNLSMECPSANVEETTPRQTSTNQDWAQHNPARAGLHPPIAVHSKTACGHDEHHHLACQGATPRNELCFPEFIIPTSQGSENHSCQTIAMPTWEDLRLPRCVSPIDSEPPSSPVINHQSPFHHPTPPHVHRAPQPSLRWPPWLSQFPRELQYPLVCMVHHSEICPTTLQDPEYPCRSKNCLSRLSCLSRSNHTSTGNWFRSTTPGSKRKERNVREKKIRNAKTSKGVQLKPEKLKDETGKSTRNGVHDGPNPKREPQELTEPICKRMRLEESDATFLSGEGGKNLNKTKSHINMSVCSISLSSNDIVKGNNMDTRPTKTCPGYASDTMMNSRSSERLRTLVKDMVKTPRKNIK